A stretch of Thermococcus bergensis DNA encodes these proteins:
- the hjc gene encoding Holliday junction resolvase Hjc, producing MRYRKGASAERELIKMLEKEGFAVVRSAGSKKVDIVAGNGKLYLCIEVKTTRSDKIYLSEEEVEKVKSFANRFGGEGIFAIKFINNGWYFFDAEKLKKSGKNYRITLQTAKHKAKTFDEVVGKQKSLIGVIEGG from the coding sequence ATGAGATACAGAAAAGGTGCCAGTGCCGAGAGAGAGCTCATAAAGATGCTTGAAAAAGAAGGATTTGCCGTTGTTAGGTCAGCAGGAAGCAAAAAAGTCGATATTGTTGCGGGAAATGGTAAGCTTTACCTCTGCATTGAGGTTAAAACCACGAGGAGCGATAAAATCTATTTAAGCGAGGAAGAGGTTGAGAAGGTAAAAAGCTTTGCCAACAGATTTGGAGGAGAAGGAATCTTTGCTATCAAATTCATAAACAATGGCTGGTATTTTTTCGATGCTGAAAAGCTAAAAAAGAGCGGAAAAAATTATAGAATAACCCTTCAAACGGCAAAGCATAAAGCCAAAACCTTTGATGAAGTAGTTGGTAAGCAAAAATCTTTAATTGGGGTGATTGAAGGTGGATAA
- a CDS encoding gamma carbonic anhydrase family protein → MVVYELNGKKPKIHETAFVDENAYIIGDVVLEEKTSVWPSAVLRGDIEQIYVGRGSNIQDNVSIHTSHGMPTIIGEYVTIGHNAVVHGAKIGNYVIVGMGAVVLDGAKIGNHVIIGAGALIPPGKEIPDYSLVVGVPGKVVRQLSEEEIEMTKKNAEIYIELAEMHMAKRKKIE, encoded by the coding sequence ATGGTGGTTTACGAGCTAAATGGAAAGAAACCTAAAATTCACGAAACGGCTTTTGTGGATGAGAACGCTTACATAATTGGAGACGTCGTTTTGGAGGAGAAAACGAGCGTTTGGCCTTCAGCAGTTCTGAGGGGAGACATAGAACAGATATACGTTGGAAGGGGTTCGAACATTCAGGACAATGTTAGCATCCACACCTCCCATGGAATGCCCACAATAATAGGGGAGTACGTTACAATAGGGCACAACGCAGTTGTTCACGGGGCAAAGATTGGAAATTACGTTATCGTCGGAATGGGTGCTGTGGTGTTGGATGGTGCAAAGATTGGAAATCATGTTATAATAGGTGCTGGAGCTTTAATACCTCCAGGGAAGGAGATCCCAGATTACAGCCTTGTCGTAGGTGTTCCGGGCAAAGTTGTGAGGCAGCTCAGTGAAGAGGAAATAGAGATGACAAAGAAGAATGCTGAGATTTATATTGAGCTTGCCGAAATGCACATGGCAAAGAGAAAGAAGATTGAGTGA
- the uppS gene encoding polyprenyl diphosphate synthase: MLYRIVSKIPHVLFKPAYDLYESYLFEKVKSQPEKIPKHVAIIMDGNRRWARLLDKPPWYGHFFGSRKLEEILEWCRELGIRTLTVYAFSTENFRRSKEEVKMLMDLFEKKFKELVHDERVHKYGIRVNVLGRKELLPKNVREAAEEAEKATRKYNNYTLNIAVAYGGRSEIVDAVKRIVEDVQAGKLSKNEINEELLKRYLYVPNMSDPDIVIRTGGEIRISNFLLYQIAYSELFFVDVYFPEFRKIDFLRIIREYQKRHRRFGK; encoded by the coding sequence ATGCTCTACAGGATTGTTTCCAAAATTCCTCATGTTTTATTCAAACCCGCTTATGACTTGTATGAGTCTTACCTCTTTGAAAAAGTTAAGTCTCAGCCTGAAAAGATACCCAAGCATGTGGCAATCATAATGGATGGCAATAGAAGGTGGGCAAGACTTTTGGACAAGCCTCCTTGGTACGGTCACTTTTTTGGTTCCAGAAAGCTGGAAGAAATTCTTGAGTGGTGCAGGGAGCTGGGAATAAGGACGCTGACTGTTTACGCTTTCTCAACTGAGAACTTCAGGAGAAGCAAGGAAGAAGTGAAGATGCTCATGGATCTCTTCGAAAAGAAGTTCAAAGAACTTGTACATGATGAAAGAGTCCACAAGTATGGAATAAGGGTCAATGTCTTAGGTAGGAAAGAGCTGTTGCCAAAGAACGTGAGGGAAGCGGCGGAAGAGGCTGAGAAAGCGACGAGGAAATACAATAACTACACCCTAAACATTGCCGTCGCCTATGGGGGGAGAAGCGAGATTGTTGATGCCGTAAAGAGAATTGTTGAAGACGTTCAAGCTGGGAAGCTGAGCAAAAATGAAATAAACGAGGAGCTCTTAAAAAGGTACCTTTACGTGCCCAACATGTCTGACCCGGATATAGTCATAAGAACTGGAGGAGAGATAAGGATAAGCAATTTCCTTCTTTATCAGATTGCTTATAGCGAGCTTTTCTTCGTTGATGTGTATTTTCCCGAATTCAGGAAGATTGACTTTTTGAGGATAATAAGAGAATATCAAAAACGCCACAGAAGGTTCGGGAAATAG